Within Nitrospira sp. MA-1, the genomic segment AGGAATGAAAGAGGTGGGGTAGCGATACGAAAAGAAGAGAGCATACCGCAAAATGAGACTAGTTGATTTTTGCATGTTTCTACTTCCCCATCACCCCTCCTTACAAAGGAGGAAAAAATTCAAGATGATTTACGGTACCCAGTCAGCGAGAAAGATATTGAATTCTTTTGGGTTGGCGGCATTCCGATCGGATGACCATACCACCTGTTTTCCGTCTGGCGAGAACATCGGAAAACTATTGAAGTGCCCATTGAAGGTAATTTGTTCGGGGTGCGTGCCATCCTCGTTGATGATATGCAGGTGAAAGGATGGCCGCCCCTGATGATCGGGCGGGGTCGACAAGTTGGAGGAATAGATGATGCGTTTTCCATCCTGAGTAAAGAAGGGAGCAAAATTCGATCGCCCGTTGTGAGTGACCTGTATTTTGTCGGAACCATCAGCATTCATGATGAAGATTTCCAGGTTTGACGGCTCCACAAGGTTTTGACTGAGCAGGTCACGATAGGCCTTCAGGTCTTCGTCAGTTTTCGGATGGTGGGCCCGATAGACAATCCTTTTGTTGTCGGGAGAAAAAAAGGCTCCGCCATCATACCCGACTTCCTGCGTCAGGCGTTTCAGATTCTTTCCATCGATATCCATCGTGTACACATCTAAATCTCCATCACGTATGGAAGTGAAGACAATGCGTTTTCCATCCGGGGAGATGGTGGCTTCTGCATCGTAGCCCTGGGCGGAGGTCAACCGTTGTAAGTCCCGTCCGCCGATATTCATGGAGAAGATGTCATAATCATCCAGGGCCCACCGGTAGCGTTCCGTCCTCTCGGGGGCGGGTGGACAAAATTGACTCATGATATGGGTGGAGGAAAAGAGCACACGCCGGCCACCGGGGAAAAAGTATCCGCATGTGGAGCCGCCCAGCCCGAGGCTGACTCGCCGGACATTTGTACCGTCCAGGTCCATGATATAGATTTGATAGCAGGATCTGAGCGTCTTGCCATCAGGTTCCAGGGTTGATTGGTACACCAACCGGTTACCCTCGGCTGAAAAATAGGCCTCAGCATTTTTCCCCGAAAACGTGAGCTGCCGGATATTGGCCAGATGCGGTTCCGGTTGATCCTGCTTGGCGGGGGGTTCCCCGGCCAGAGCCGTATTCCACAACAGCAGGAAGGACAGCAGGCTAAACAGGAGCATGTTTTGTATCGAAATTTTTGATGGATGAACAGAGAAGGTCGGATGCATTCATGAACCTCACGGTGAATGGAGAATAATCTCGCGTGCAGAGTGTACGGGTTGAAACATCCCCCGGGCAATCACTTTTCCTTGTTGGAAAACCAGATAGCTATCCCACCCGTAAAAAAACAACAGCCGTGAAACGGGCGTAACGGCATCAGGAGACCACCCGAAAAAAAATGTGACGGTATGGTTCGCATCCCGGGGATGGGCGCAAGAAATCAGGAAGGCCATCTCCGGGCCTTCGAATGTCTGTTCCTGAATGGAGATGTGTCCCGGATGCATGTCTATGCTTTTTTCACAACTATTGAAGGAACCGGATTCTAATATGCGTTGGGCAGAGGATCCGATGACCAGATATGAGGCCGATTCAGAAATGACCGGATCATCGGATAGGATGGTCTCAATGCCGGGTTGTGTCTCAAGACGTTGAAGCAGCGTTTCCAGGCTTTGCGCCTCATCCGTGGTCATGGTCTGAGGTCTGATGAGAATGCGACGGGTGTCGGTTTCCCACCTATTCAACATGGGCGGAATTTGTGCACGGTGAAGGCCGAGGAGAAGATGGTGCTCGGGATCAATGGCGAGTGTCGTTGGATTTGCGGGGAGATGCAGGGTAAAAGGTTGTGCGGCCTGATTCACATTGAGAACGGCTTCATGAATGCGTTCTCCTTGGAGATGGAGATGGAGGGGAAGACGGATGGTGAATACGGGTTCGTCCTGCAGGATTGTTCCCGTCAATGTGAATCGTCCCTGTTGCGTGGGATCTTCCTGGATAAGGATGTCCTGGATATCCAGGGTTGGAGCACCGGGTTGATCGATCCATTGATGAAAAAACCACCCGAGGTCTCTTTCAGCGGCTTTTGAAAATATCCGGAGAAGATCGTTCCACTCCAGATAGGTTCCGGTCCCTTCCTGAATAATCCCGCGAACCCCCTTGAAAAATGCCACGTCTCCCATTTCCTGGCGAAGCATGTGAAATGCCATGGCGGTTTTTTGGTACCCAATGGCATTATCCAGCCTGGTTTCTTTGTGGTGGAAGGCCCGTACCGGATATTCCTTGTCCGGCTCCGCATACAGATTATATTCATAGACCATCCGTCGTCGGGTGTTGAAGGCCTCCTGCTGATTGCCCCTGGCCTCGTCATAATAGTAATTGGAGAGATAGGTGGTGAGCCCTTCCACCCAGTTGCCTTGAGCAAAGTTATTAAAGACAGAATTTCCGAACCAGGAATGGACGATTTCATGGCCAAGAGAATAGGGTTGGGTATATCCGCGCCGAATCACTCCTTCTCCTAGGAGGGTGAATGAGGGGAGTCCAAGTCCGCTTGGGAAAAAATTTTCCACGACAGCAAATTTTGTAAACGGGTAAGGACCCAGGAGCTCGGTATACATTTGAAGGTAGTCGATGGTCGCTTCTATATATTGCGTAGCCAGGTGGGCGTCTTCCGGGTAGAGGTAGGTGGCGAGTTGAATGCCTTTCCATTCCTGTTTCTGCACCACAAAATGATTGGCAGCCAACGTCAACGCTTCACTCGGAAGGTTCACTCTCCAATGGGTGGTTCGGTGCCCGTCGGTAACGGCATTGGCAACTTCCCGGCCCTGGGTGATTGCTTCCCAGTCTGAAGGGAGGCGGAGGGTGAGATCATACGTCGAAAGGGTCTGTTCCCAGGTGGGATACCAGAATGTTTCATACGTCAGATACACGCCGTTGGGTCCAATATGTCCGTTGGTGTCATCCGGCCTGACAAAGCGAAGTCCGCCCGAGGCTGTTGGAGAATCATCAATCTGCCCATGGTACGTCAGTGTGAGGACCGCCGGTTGGTCCGGACCGTCAAGGGGAGGCAGGGGAATTTCAATAACCCGACGCGTTGATCCCGGCTGCACGGTCTGGCCTTCAGAGGGGGGAGGGACCGGAAGCAATTTGCCGTTGAATTCGACCCGATCGATTGTGAGTTGAGGATTCAGGATGAAGGAGACGGATGAGTTGGCGCGATGGGATGGTGGAAGATTGATGGTGTCCAATCCGGTCATGGCATGGGTGTCAGGATTCAGTTCAATCTCTAATTTATGGTGAATGGGCGTCAATGGGTTGGCTTGGAGCGGACTCGCGCTCGCCAGCCACAGCCATGCCAACGCCAGGATAAATGATGGGACTTGAATTGCTGGAGGAAGGATTGGGTGACTGAAACTCACAAGATAATTTCCTTGTTGAATTGATGAATACAGTTTCGCTTTCCGGCAGAATATTTTGGGAGGAAGAAGGCCGTGCTGTTTTAGGCTAGGGGGGGTCCCTTGGGAGTAAGGCCTCGACAAACGCTGAAGCGTTAAAATCCTGGAGGTCCGCTTCTCCTTCTCCTACGCCGATCAAACGAATGGGAAGATTGAGTTCGTCGACGATTGCCACGACCACTCCGCCTTTGGAGGTTCCATCCAGTTTGGTCAAGGCTAATCCGGTGACGCCGAGTGACTCATGGAATTGTCGGGCTTGTGCAATGGCATTCTGCCCCAATGTGCCATCCAGGACGAGGAGGGTTTCGTGGGGGGCGCCGGGCATTTCCCGCGCAATGATTCGTTTGATCTTTTTCAATTCATCCATTAAATTGATTTTGGTGTGCAGCCGTCCGGCGGTATCGATGAGGACGACGTCCACATTTCGTGCTTTCGCGGCGACCATGCCATCAAACACCACGGCGGCAGGATCGGAGCCCTGCTTCTGCTTGATCACCTCGATGCCTGTGCGCTTTCCCCAAATATCCAATTGTTCAATTGCCGCAGCCCGGAAAGTGTCGCCGGCGACAAAGAGTGTGTGTAACCCTTGTTGCTTCAACTGGTTCCCGAGTTTGGCAATGGTCGTGGTTTTGCCGACACCGTTGATGCCTATGGTCAAGATAATAAAGGGACGTGGGCCGCGTCGAATGAGTTGTTCCAGCGGTTCGGTCTCGCCCTTACGAAGAATGTCCATGAGAAGAGTATGGAGGACCGCTGTCGGATCGGTCCCGCTGAACACCCGAGTTTTATCTTTAAGCATCTCAAGGAATTGCTCGATGGTGTGTATGCCGACATCGGCTTCCAGGAGACTGGCTTCGACCTCTTCCAGGGCGACGGGGTCCAGGTGGCCCCGCCCCAGGCGACGCAATGACTTTTGCACGGACTGGCGTGTTTTTGCTAATCCATTTTGAAGACGTTCAACCCATTTCATAGTGTATGTACCCGAATATCATGGCAAGTGAATGATCCCTGTCCTATGTTATGCGAGAAGACGGGGAACAGGCGAAAGACGACGGAAAATTGTCTGCTCTTTTCGTTTCATCCGTTTGGCTTCCCGTTCGGTTGTTTCATGGTCATACCCCAGGAGATGAAGGGTGCCATGGATGAGCAAACGCAGGATTTCTTCATCGGCCGTGTTGTTAAACCTTGAGGCTTGAGCCAGGGCCACGGGGATACAAATCACGACATCTCCCACGAATGCCAGTGACGACTGTAAGACATCCTGCATGGGGAAGGCTAGCACATCAGTTGCATAGTCCCGCTCCCGGTAGGTCCGGTTAAGTTTCTGCATGCGAGTCTTGCCGACGAAGGTGAGACTCAGATTGGCCGAAGGATACCCTGCCTGTTGTAACACAGCTTGCGTCAGTCGGCGAACT encodes:
- a CDS encoding M1 family aminopeptidase, with the translated sequence MSFSHPILPPAIQVPSFILALAWLWLASASPLQANPLTPIHHKLEIELNPDTHAMTGLDTINLPPSHRANSSVSFILNPQLTIDRVEFNGKLLPVPPPSEGQTVQPGSTRRVIEIPLPPLDGPDQPAVLTLTYHGQIDDSPTASGGLRFVRPDDTNGHIGPNGVYLTYETFWYPTWEQTLSTYDLTLRLPSDWEAITQGREVANAVTDGHRTTHWRVNLPSEALTLAANHFVVQKQEWKGIQLATYLYPEDAHLATQYIEATIDYLQMYTELLGPYPFTKFAVVENFFPSGLGLPSFTLLGEGVIRRGYTQPYSLGHEIVHSWFGNSVFNNFAQGNWVEGLTTYLSNYYYDEARGNQQEAFNTRRRMVYEYNLYAEPDKEYPVRAFHHKETRLDNAIGYQKTAMAFHMLRQEMGDVAFFKGVRGIIQEGTGTYLEWNDLLRIFSKAAERDLGWFFHQWIDQPGAPTLDIQDILIQEDPTQQGRFTLTGTILQDEPVFTIRLPLHLHLQGERIHEAVLNVNQAAQPFTLHLPANPTTLAIDPEHHLLLGLHRAQIPPMLNRWETDTRRILIRPQTMTTDEAQSLETLLQRLETQPGIETILSDDPVISESASYLVIGSSAQRILESGSFNSCEKSIDMHPGHISIQEQTFEGPEMAFLISCAHPRDANHTVTFFFGWSPDAVTPVSRLLFFYGWDSYLVFQQGKVIARGMFQPVHSAREIILHSP
- the ftsY gene encoding signal recognition particle-docking protein FtsY, giving the protein MKWVERLQNGLAKTRQSVQKSLRRLGRGHLDPVALEEVEASLLEADVGIHTIEQFLEMLKDKTRVFSGTDPTAVLHTLLMDILRKGETEPLEQLIRRGPRPFIILTIGINGVGKTTTIAKLGNQLKQQGLHTLFVAGDTFRAAAIEQLDIWGKRTGIEVIKQKQGSDPAAVVFDGMVAAKARNVDVVLIDTAGRLHTKINLMDELKKIKRIIAREMPGAPHETLLVLDGTLGQNAIAQARQFHESLGVTGLALTKLDGTSKGGVVVAIVDELNLPIRLIGVGEGEADLQDFNASAFVEALLPRDPP
- the ybeY gene encoding rRNA maturation RNase YbeY; translation: MAVWLRSHLRRVAVRPTTVRRLTQAVLQQAGYPSANLSLTFVGKTRMQKLNRTYRERDYATDVLAFPMQDVLQSSLAFVGDVVICIPVALAQASRFNNTADEEILRLLIHGTLHLLGYDHETTEREAKRMKRKEQTIFRRLSPVPRLLA